From a region of the Acidimicrobiales bacterium genome:
- a CDS encoding M23 family metallopeptidase: protein MRNKIFAGAVAVLSLASGLVLGPKASANEPEYRRIHFPVEGAVQFSDDFGDPRSGGRSHAGNDLMGAKMQKLLSTVDGRVTFTRVDSSGLSGNMLTIRDAEGWQYRYIHINNDTPGTDDGANPSNAIFAPGIGTGSNVRAGQHVAFLGDSGNAEGTAPHLHFEIVRPDGTAINPWTSLRLAQGLPAGTRCGYGSNPAGAPSNASAAGYWVLGADGGIFSFGNAAFYGSTGGMRLNQPIVGMAATPTGRGYWLVARDGGIFSFGDAQFFGSTGGMRLNQPIVGMAPTRSGQGYWLVASDGGIFTFGDATFFGSTGGIRLNKPVNGMAPTSSGNGYWLIASDGGIFTFGDATFMGSVPGLGINTTVLGMAVAKGGNGYWLLGADGGVFSFGDAPFYGSLPGVGLCRWPQGTKIVTSATGNGYWVQANDGSTWAFGDAQHYGAVNALGLPAFQPTIGLATVAP, encoded by the coding sequence ATGCGCAACAAGATCTTCGCCGGTGCAGTTGCCGTGCTGAGCCTGGCCAGTGGCTTGGTGCTCGGCCCCAAGGCCTCGGCCAACGAGCCTGAGTACCGGCGCATCCACTTCCCCGTCGAGGGGGCGGTGCAGTTCTCCGACGACTTCGGCGACCCCCGCAGCGGCGGGCGCTCCCATGCGGGCAACGACCTCATGGGCGCCAAAATGCAGAAGCTGCTCTCGACGGTCGACGGCCGCGTGACCTTCACCCGCGTCGACTCGAGCGGCCTGTCGGGCAACATGCTGACGATCCGCGATGCCGAGGGCTGGCAGTACCGCTACATCCACATCAACAACGACACGCCCGGCACCGACGACGGGGCCAACCCGTCCAACGCCATCTTCGCTCCCGGCATCGGCACCGGCTCGAACGTGCGGGCGGGCCAGCACGTCGCCTTCCTCGGTGACAGCGGCAACGCCGAGGGCACCGCACCGCACCTCCACTTCGAGATCGTGCGCCCCGACGGCACGGCCATCAACCCGTGGACGAGCCTGCGCTTGGCGCAAGGCCTGCCGGCGGGCACCCGTTGCGGCTACGGCAGCAACCCGGCGGGCGCGCCGAGCAATGCCTCGGCGGCGGGCTACTGGGTGTTGGGCGCCGACGGCGGCATCTTCAGCTTCGGAAACGCTGCCTTCTACGGCTCCACCGGCGGCATGCGGCTGAACCAGCCCATCGTCGGCATGGCGGCCACCCCGACCGGCCGCGGCTATTGGCTGGTCGCCCGTGACGGCGGCATCTTCAGCTTCGGCGACGCCCAGTTCTTCGGGTCGACCGGGGGCATGCGGTTGAACCAGCCCATCGTCGGGATGGCCCCGACCCGCAGCGGCCAGGGCTACTGGCTGGTGGCCTCCGACGGCGGCATCTTCACCTTCGGCGACGCCACCTTCTTCGGCTCGACCGGCGGCATCCGCCTCAACAAGCCGGTCAACGGCATGGCCCCCACGTCATCGGGCAACGGCTACTGGCTCATCGCATCCGACGGCGGCATCTTCACCTTCGGCGACGCCACCTTCATGGGCTCGGTCCCCGGCCTCGGCATCAACACCACCGTGCTCGGCATGGCGGTGGCCAAGGGCGGCAACGGCTATTGGCTGCTGGGCGCCGACGGCGGCGTGTTCAGCTTCGGCGACGCCCCGTTCTACGGGTCGCTGCCGGGCGTGGGCCTGTGCCGCTGGCCGCAAGGGACCAAGATCGTGACCAGCGCTACCGGCAACGGCTACTGGGTGCAGGCCAACGACGGCAGCACGTGGGCCTTCGGCGACGCCCAGCACTACGGCGCCGTCAACGCCCTCGGCCTGCCCGCCTTCCAGCCCACCATCGGCCTGGCCACCGTCGCCCCGTAA
- a CDS encoding SDR family NAD(P)-dependent oxidoreductase produces the protein MQITGAAALVTGGASGLGEATVRHLAGAGVDVTILDRNAEQGEALAKELGGATKFVAADVTKPAEVAEAVAMAGESSPLRIAVNCAGVGMAMRTIGRDGSPHDLDTFRFVVEINLVGTVNVMTQAASAISKTEPLADNERGVIVNTASIAAFDGQIGQLAYSASKGGVVALTLPAARDLSAVGIRVVTIAPGTFDTPMLATLPQEAREALGAGIPFPKRLGNPAEFGELVHSIATISALNGEVIRLDGALRMPPK, from the coding sequence ATGCAGATCACAGGAGCAGCCGCATTGGTAACCGGGGGCGCGTCGGGACTGGGTGAGGCGACCGTGCGCCACCTGGCCGGTGCGGGCGTCGACGTCACCATCCTCGACCGCAACGCCGAGCAGGGCGAGGCGCTCGCCAAGGAGCTCGGGGGCGCCACCAAGTTTGTGGCCGCCGACGTCACCAAGCCCGCCGAGGTGGCCGAGGCCGTGGCCATGGCAGGCGAGAGCAGCCCGCTGCGCATCGCCGTGAACTGCGCAGGCGTGGGCATGGCCATGCGCACCATCGGCCGCGATGGCAGCCCCCACGACCTCGACACCTTCCGCTTCGTCGTCGAGATCAACCTGGTCGGCACGGTGAACGTCATGACGCAGGCGGCGTCGGCCATTTCCAAGACCGAGCCGCTGGCCGACAACGAACGCGGCGTGATCGTCAACACCGCGTCGATCGCCGCCTTCGACGGCCAGATCGGCCAGCTCGCCTACTCGGCGTCGAAGGGCGGGGTCGTGGCCCTCACGCTGCCCGCCGCTCGTGACCTGTCGGCCGTGGGCATCCGCGTCGTCACCATCGCGCCGGGGACCTTCGACACCCCGATGCTGGCGACGCTGCCCCAGGAGGCGCGTGAGGCGCTGGGCGCGGGCATCCCCTTCCCCAAGCGGTTGGGCAACCCGGCCGAGTTCGGCGAGCTGGTGCACAGCATCGCCACAATCTCCGCCCTCAACGGCGAGGTCATCCGCCTCGACGGCGCCCTCCGCATGCCCCCGAAGTAA
- a CDS encoding MOSC N-terminal beta barrel domain-containing protein: protein MRILSVHRYPVKSMQGERPGWVEVATGGVVGDRCFGVLDTSTGRVLSAKEEPRLLHAFARTVDGAVAVALPNGERGDDASLSAWLGRPVVLQEADRSARGTFQARCDHLDDGSEPVEWSGPEGSFHDDAPVHLLTIASLRAMAAVAPAQQWELRRFRPNLVVEVDDDGFVEDGWIDGRLRVGEVVLEPFKATSRCSMIGRSQPAGVAADRDVIRAVRDHHGFNLGVHARVVVGGRIEVGARVERDEG from the coding sequence GTGCGGATCCTCAGCGTGCACCGGTACCCCGTGAAGTCGATGCAAGGGGAACGACCCGGGTGGGTGGAGGTGGCTACCGGTGGCGTCGTCGGTGATCGTTGTTTCGGTGTGCTCGACACCAGCACCGGTCGGGTGCTTTCCGCCAAGGAGGAGCCCCGCTTGCTCCATGCGTTCGCCCGCACCGTCGACGGCGCCGTGGCGGTGGCGTTGCCGAACGGCGAGCGCGGCGACGACGCTTCGTTGTCGGCGTGGCTGGGCCGGCCCGTTGTGTTGCAGGAGGCGGACCGCAGCGCGCGTGGCACCTTCCAAGCACGCTGCGACCACCTCGACGACGGGTCCGAGCCGGTGGAGTGGAGCGGCCCGGAAGGCTCGTTCCACGACGACGCCCCCGTGCACCTGTTGACGATAGCGTCGCTGCGGGCCATGGCCGCCGTGGCTCCCGCGCAGCAGTGGGAGCTGCGGCGTTTCCGGCCCAACCTGGTGGTGGAGGTCGACGACGACGGGTTTGTGGAGGACGGCTGGATCGATGGCCGCCTGCGCGTCGGCGAGGTCGTGCTCGAGCCGTTCAAGGCCACCAGCCGCTGTTCGATGATCGGTCGCTCGCAGCCCGCAGGCGTGGCGGCCGACCGCGATGTCATCCGGGCCGTGCGCGACCACCACGGGTTCAACCTCGGGGTGCACGCTCGGGTGGTGGTGGGGGGCCGCATCGAGGTCGGCGCCCGAGTCGAGCGCGACGAGGGGTGA